The proteins below are encoded in one region of Fibrella aestuarina BUZ 2:
- a CDS encoding carboxymuconolactone decarboxylase family protein has translation MAHISLPEGLPGIVGPMAYSPQTTKPLNELAEVILRTNASESLTQGERELIAAYVSRRNDCSFCSKCHGAVADFLLGRDNQVVAQTWADLDTAPISDKLKALLAIADSVRESGLSVTSQQIAAARELGADDRDIHDTVLIAAAFSMFNRYVDGLATWSPEDPAAYLGMGESLATRGYPSVVDPQPV, from the coding sequence ATGGCACACATTTCTTTACCAGAAGGCCTGCCTGGCATTGTCGGGCCAATGGCCTACAGTCCTCAAACGACTAAACCCCTGAACGAACTGGCCGAGGTGATCTTACGCACCAACGCCAGCGAATCGTTGACGCAGGGTGAACGCGAGCTGATTGCCGCTTACGTATCAAGGCGTAACGACTGCTCGTTTTGCTCGAAATGCCACGGTGCCGTCGCCGATTTTTTGCTGGGACGCGACAATCAGGTGGTGGCGCAAACCTGGGCCGATCTGGATACGGCCCCCATCTCCGACAAGCTCAAAGCCCTGCTGGCTATCGCCGATAGTGTGCGGGAAAGCGGCTTGAGCGTGACTTCTCAACAGATTGCCGCCGCCCGCGAGCTGGGGGCCGACGACCGCGATATTCACGATACGGTACTGATTGCCGCCGCCTTTAGTATGTTCAACCGGTACGTAGATGGGCTGGCCACCTGGTCCCCCGAAGACCCCGCCGCTTATCTGGGTATGGGTGAGTCGCTGGCCACCCGTGGGTACCCCAGCGTTGTCGATCCCCAACCGGTTTGA
- a CDS encoding LLM class flavin-dependent oxidoreductase — MELGISSFGEVQPDGVAGKAVNAHRRMQELLEEIKLADEVGLDVFALGEHHRPDFVISAPEVVLAAAATQTRTIRLSSAVTVLSSADPVRVFQNFASLDLISEGRAEIMAGRGSFIESFPLFGYDLNDYDELFTEKLNLLLAINQNEIVDWQGKLRPSIDHRGVYPRPLQPTLPIWLAVGGTPASAVRAGTLNLPMTLAILGGTPDRFVPFVQLFRQAAEQAGHDPSQLQLAINSQFYVADTEQQAADEFFPPYQTLMNRVGKERGWSPIGRAHFEQMRQHGPLMVGSPQQIIDKILYFHELFGNTRYIAQTISGYGIPHANTLRAIELFGTKVAPAVRKALNQKPVTA; from the coding sequence ATGGAATTAGGCATCAGCAGTTTCGGAGAAGTGCAGCCCGATGGCGTCGCGGGGAAAGCCGTCAACGCGCATCGTCGCATGCAGGAGTTATTGGAAGAAATCAAACTGGCCGACGAAGTCGGGCTGGACGTGTTTGCGCTGGGCGAGCACCACCGGCCCGACTTCGTTATTTCGGCCCCCGAAGTGGTGCTGGCCGCCGCCGCTACCCAAACCCGGACCATCCGGCTGTCGAGCGCCGTGACGGTGCTCAGCTCGGCCGATCCGGTGCGGGTGTTTCAGAATTTCGCCTCGCTCGATCTGATTTCCGAGGGACGGGCCGAGATCATGGCGGGCCGGGGGTCGTTCATCGAGTCGTTCCCGCTGTTTGGCTACGACCTGAACGACTACGACGAGCTGTTTACCGAAAAACTGAACCTGCTACTGGCCATCAACCAAAACGAGATCGTCGACTGGCAGGGAAAATTACGCCCGTCCATTGACCACCGGGGCGTGTACCCGCGTCCGCTGCAACCGACGTTGCCCATCTGGCTCGCCGTTGGCGGCACACCCGCGTCGGCGGTGCGGGCCGGCACGTTGAACCTGCCCATGACGCTGGCCATTCTGGGGGGTACGCCCGATCGGTTTGTGCCGTTTGTGCAGCTGTTCAGGCAGGCCGCCGAGCAGGCCGGGCACGACCCCAGTCAGCTCCAACTGGCCATCAATTCGCAGTTTTACGTGGCCGACACCGAACAGCAGGCCGCCGACGAGTTTTTTCCGCCCTACCAGACGCTGATGAACCGCGTGGGCAAAGAGCGGGGCTGGTCGCCCATCGGTCGGGCACATTTCGAGCAGATGCGTCAGCATGGCCCGCTGATGGTGGGTAGCCCGCAGCAGATCATCGACAAGATCCTGTATTTTCACGAGCTGTTTGGCAACACGCGCTACATCGCCCAGACCATCAGCGGCTACGGCATTCCGCACGCCAATACGCTGCGAGCCATTGAACTGTTCGGCACGAAAGTCGCCCCCGCCGTTCGCAAAGCTCTGAATCAGAAGCCGGTTACCGCTTAG
- a CDS encoding alpha/beta hydrolase, with protein MRHLFRLTYLLPLFLAVCTFSFAAKVDTVDTYSASMKKTIKAVVITPDSYTTGAELPVVYLLHGYSGNYGDWIRRSAALPATVDAQNLIVVCPDGNYGSWYFDSPADPAFRYETYVANELVAWVDSHYKTIKTRQGRAITGLSMGGHGALYLAMRHQDVFGAAGSMSGGVDIRPFPNNWDIAKRLGTYAQFPDRWEQNTVINLLHLLTPGALSLIIDCGTEDFFFRVNNNLHDKLLERNIAHDYITRPGGHNWPYWNTAVTHQLLYMRQYFDKAQKRS; from the coding sequence ATGCGCCACCTTTTCCGCTTAACGTACCTGTTGCCCCTATTTCTCGCCGTTTGTACCTTCAGTTTTGCCGCCAAAGTCGACACGGTCGATACCTACAGCGCGTCGATGAAGAAAACGATCAAGGCAGTCGTCATTACGCCCGACTCCTACACGACGGGCGCCGAACTGCCGGTGGTGTATCTGTTGCATGGTTACAGCGGCAACTACGGCGACTGGATCAGGAGATCGGCAGCCCTCCCGGCGACCGTCGATGCCCAGAACCTGATTGTCGTCTGCCCCGACGGCAACTACGGTAGCTGGTATTTCGATAGCCCCGCCGACCCGGCGTTTCGCTACGAGACCTACGTGGCCAACGAACTCGTCGCCTGGGTCGATAGCCATTATAAAACGATCAAAACCCGGCAGGGGCGCGCCATCACGGGCCTGAGCATGGGCGGGCATGGTGCGCTGTATCTGGCGATGCGGCATCAGGACGTGTTCGGGGCGGCGGGCAGCATGAGTGGTGGCGTCGACATCCGGCCGTTTCCCAACAACTGGGACATTGCCAAGCGGCTGGGTACGTATGCGCAGTTTCCCGACCGCTGGGAGCAGAACACGGTCATCAACCTGCTGCACCTGCTCACGCCCGGCGCCCTGTCGCTTATCATCGACTGCGGCACCGAGGACTTCTTCTTCCGGGTAAACAACAACCTGCACGACAAGCTGCTGGAACGCAACATCGCCCACGATTACATTACCCGGCCCGGTGGTCATAACTGGCCTTATTGGAACACGGCGGTTACGCACCAATTGCTCTACATGCGGCAGTATTTCGACAAAGCACAAAAGCGTAGTTGA